The following proteins come from a genomic window of Terribacillus aidingensis:
- a CDS encoding methyl-accepting chemotaxis protein — MEFYLIGIIVILLIALGYFAYQYVALKRRAQFNTSGSGDEIILNRTGNEQQLENFSHIEKKLLSLSKDVNEKGVNLAETGEYASEQADIVRAAIDEVGRGLEKQLVATEESAASMEEMTQAIENLSVRSNQISEQSITTLELTQQGNEKLKDSLVKMDQFNQTVNTTSNAINKLGEKSYEISSIVKVITEISEQINLLALNAAIEAARAGENGKGFAVVADEVRKLAEQTRQSTSEVSHIVKNIQEETAIVVKSMNQGTEEFKDTNADILEVGNMFEKILSTTKIIAENNENSSANTEELSTASQQIMTTIVEIASISRESVEMFEELIEINDEELHTIQNLVEKARNLINHKNVVGELLKENDDVKAEEVKAS; from the coding sequence ATGGAATTTTACTTGATAGGAATAATAGTCATTCTATTGATAGCTTTAGGTTATTTTGCTTATCAATATGTTGCACTGAAACGTCGTGCACAATTTAACACTTCAGGCAGTGGCGATGAAATTATTTTAAATCGCACTGGGAATGAGCAGCAGCTTGAGAACTTCAGCCATATAGAAAAGAAACTACTATCGTTATCAAAAGATGTGAATGAAAAAGGCGTAAATCTTGCGGAAACAGGTGAATATGCTTCTGAACAAGCTGATATTGTCAGAGCAGCAATTGACGAGGTAGGCAGAGGATTAGAGAAACAATTAGTAGCCACAGAAGAAAGTGCTGCCTCCATGGAAGAAATGACACAAGCGATAGAAAATTTATCAGTTAGATCTAATCAGATTTCAGAACAATCCATTACTACGCTAGAATTAACGCAGCAAGGAAATGAGAAACTAAAAGATTCCTTGGTAAAGATGGATCAATTTAATCAAACAGTAAATACAACCTCTAATGCCATAAACAAACTTGGAGAAAAATCTTATGAAATCAGCAGTATTGTTAAGGTGATTACAGAGATCTCTGAACAAATTAATCTGCTGGCGCTGAATGCAGCGATAGAAGCTGCTCGAGCAGGCGAAAATGGTAAAGGATTTGCTGTTGTTGCAGATGAGGTAAGAAAATTAGCGGAACAAACTCGCCAATCTACTTCAGAAGTATCACATATCGTGAAAAATATACAAGAAGAAACAGCTATAGTGGTTAAGTCAATGAACCAGGGGACCGAAGAATTTAAAGATACGAATGCAGACATTTTAGAGGTTGGAAATATGTTCGAAAAGATACTATCTACTACAAAAATTATTGCTGAAAACAACGAGAACTCTTCTGCAAACACAGAAGAATTATCTACTGCTTCACAACAGATCATGACAACAATCGTTGAGATTGCATCTATCTCACGAGAATCGGTGGAGATGTTTGAGGAACTAATTGAGATTAATGATGAGGAACTTCATACGATACAAAACCTGGTTGAGAAAGCAAGAAATCTTATAAACCACAAAAACGTAGTAGGCGAACTACTAAAAGAGAATGATGATGTTAAAGCAGAGGAAGTAAAAGCGAGTTAA
- a CDS encoding pyridoxal-dependent decarboxylase encodes MKEIQKLYPSMDGNDFQREELLSFFKSILTKIDELKDPNKLTLGEMPEYTEDYYNRVIQKASVPNTGVSMEEVVQELLKLVEGHRFVNRNYVANAAPLPNIASILGNLVMVLVNGNNLWDVEGPAAAKAEVEVAAMLSKLIGYDESISAGYTTWGGQGAVFNSLRLAIARYEPFSNQNGVPQNLYCFCSELSHYSLLKSVEATGIGIENMIRVKVNADHSINLEDLKEKMEHIIAKGGVPLYVLATMGTTDTFGVDDIKGIKHIAVEMERTYGIDPIYIHADSAMGGMYTFFNNYSFESNTLQFTDNVIEVLKSYQQKFKNINLADSMVFDFHKLGQTPYITSLFLIKNKEYLKNVDLDAVETPYVGNRGYGSYHTGYTLECSRMGSALAIYASLLAFGIEGYQKLLANYIHVNIAFRETLKREFPNVAITNEVSPITTFRFYPEKNKWNGELNGLLTIEEMTEINQFNDGFAEMIGAERDTVYFGFTKKQRLVEAANSNNRISIYAHKFFAISPYSTIEEVDRYVGFLKEHLDLFMKTTVVQV; translated from the coding sequence ATGAAGGAAATTCAAAAATTATATCCTAGTATGGACGGGAATGACTTTCAAAGAGAGGAATTATTGTCCTTTTTTAAGTCGATTTTAACAAAAATAGATGAATTAAAAGATCCTAACAAACTAACGCTAGGAGAAATGCCTGAGTACACGGAGGATTACTATAATCGCGTTATTCAAAAGGCGTCTGTTCCAAATACAGGAGTGTCGATGGAGGAAGTGGTTCAGGAGCTTCTAAAATTAGTAGAAGGGCACCGGTTCGTCAATCGAAACTATGTAGCCAATGCAGCTCCCCTTCCCAATATTGCTAGTATCCTTGGTAATCTGGTAATGGTTTTAGTTAATGGTAATAATCTATGGGATGTGGAGGGACCAGCAGCAGCAAAAGCAGAAGTCGAAGTAGCTGCAATGCTATCCAAACTTATCGGATACGATGAAAGCATCAGCGCAGGATATACAACATGGGGAGGACAAGGGGCTGTCTTTAACTCTTTACGTCTTGCCATTGCCCGTTACGAGCCGTTCTCTAATCAAAATGGTGTACCGCAAAATCTCTATTGTTTCTGTTCAGAGCTATCACACTACAGTCTGCTTAAATCTGTAGAAGCAACTGGGATTGGCATAGAAAACATGATTCGAGTGAAAGTTAATGCTGATCATTCAATCAATCTAGAAGATTTAAAAGAAAAAATGGAGCATATTATTGCAAAAGGCGGTGTTCCGCTTTATGTCCTTGCCACAATGGGAACTACTGATACATTTGGGGTTGATGACATTAAGGGGATTAAGCATATAGCGGTAGAAATGGAACGCACCTATGGCATAGATCCAATTTATATCCATGCAGACTCTGCTATGGGGGGCATGTATACTTTCTTTAATAATTACAGCTTTGAAAGCAATACTTTGCAATTTACAGACAACGTTATTGAGGTATTGAAATCCTATCAACAAAAATTTAAAAATATAAATCTTGCAGATAGTATGGTCTTTGATTTCCATAAGCTTGGACAAACGCCATATATCACAAGTTTATTTTTAATCAAAAACAAAGAGTATCTTAAGAATGTTGATTTAGATGCAGTAGAAACGCCGTATGTTGGGAATCGCGGTTATGGTAGTTATCATACAGGTTACACGCTCGAATGCTCGCGAATGGGAAGTGCTTTGGCGATTTATGCATCTTTACTAGCATTTGGAATTGAAGGCTATCAAAAGCTTTTAGCCAATTATATTCATGTTAATATTGCATTTAGAGAGACACTAAAAAGGGAATTTCCGAATGTGGCAATCACGAATGAGGTTTCTCCTATTACAACATTCCGTTTTTATCCTGAGAAGAATAAATGGAATGGTGAATTGAATGGACTGTTAACTATAGAAGAAATGACGGAAATTAATCAATTTAATGACGGGTTTGCAGAGATGATTGGAGCCGAACGAGATACCGTCTACTTTGGATTTACAAAAAAGCAGCGTCTCGTGGAAGCAGCAAACTCAAACAATCGAATATCCATATATGCGCATAAATTTTTTGCAATCTCGCCATACTCGACAATAGAAGAAGTCGACCGTTATGTTGGATTCTTAAAAGAACACTTAGACTTATTTATGAAGACGACAGTAGTACAAGTATAA